Part of the Caloranaerobacter sp. TR13 genome is shown below.
CATTAGACGTACCTGTAGCTGCTTCTTCTTTTATACCAACTGCTGGAGCAAAATTTCTACAATACACTTCTTCAATATTTTGACTACTGTTTACACTAAATACATGTATACCGATTATATCTTTCTCTATTGTATATTTTTTTAATTTATCAAAATTAATTTTGAGATTATTTAAAATTTTTTTACTTCTAACCGGAATAATAATATCTTTTAAACCTGTAGAAATTATTTCTGGCTTTAAATCAAAATCTTTCAAGCCTATTAAACTACTATCTATATTCATAAACTCACTAATACTATCTAAATCATCTACTATACCATAAGATTTTGGACTTCCCTGCTGCATCATAACTTTTTGTACTTTTCCGTTATTAAAAAATATTTTTACTGGTAATTCCCCTACTTTAGTTTTTTGTATTACTCTAATTATTCCATTTTCTTTAGCTTTAATATAACCTTTTTTAGCTAGAGTATAAAATGCAGCTATTGTAGCATGTCCACATAAATCAACTTCACATTGTGGAGTAAAAAATCTAACCTCAAAATTACTTTTATC
Proteins encoded:
- a CDS encoding PhzF family phenazine biosynthesis protein; protein product: MDLIIYQVDSFADKPFCGNPAGVVPDSKGLRSHEMQKIAAEMNLSETAFVIPIDKSNFEVRFFTPQCEVDLCGHATIAAFYTLAKKGYIKAKENGIIRVIQKTKVGELPVKIFFNNGKVQKVMMQQGSPKSYGIVDDLDSISEFMNIDSSLIGLKDFDLKPEIISTGLKDIIIPVRSKKILNNLKINFDKLKKYTIEKDIIGIHVFSVNSSQNIEEVYCRNFAPAVGIKEEAATGTSNGALIYYLKKNKLLKGNSIMAYQGETLNRPSQIYCEIIEKDNNYVVYVGGRAKIVLEGIITI